AAAAAATGCCGAACAAAAAACTTATATTATTAATACTAAGGTCAAAGCATTAGCACCTGAATTACCTCAAGATTGGGCGGGTTGGTATGGAATTCCGAAATTAGTAGAAATTCAAACTATCCAAGAACGGGTTAAAGTTGTAGACGTACCAATTTTAGAAGAACCACCAGTAATTAAACAGATTCGTAGCCACTGGAGTAATGGAAATATTGCTTGGGAAATAACAGTTTCAGATCGAGAACAGTTTCCCGATTGGCGCTATCGAATTGAATGGATGAGAAGACAACCAGCTAAAGAATCTGTTAGACAAAAATCGGATCTATTAGTTAAAGAGATGCAAACAGCCGATCACAAACGCTGGAAAAATCTCCAGAAACTAGTTTCTTGGTTATGGCGCAACCGTTGGCTGCAAGATGGAGAAGAAGCGATCGGTTATAGTAACTTTTCCTTAGTTAGTTTCATTTGGTCTGAGGCAACAGATGGTGATAAAATTGTAGTGCAAGATGTATATTGGCGATCGCCTTGGCAGCATAAATATATTGTCTACAGTCGCTATTACGTCTCATTAAAACTAGATAATCCGCCACCACAAATTAGAGAAATTTCTCAGTTCAAATTACCTTAAATTTTCATTTTCAGACAGTCGCGATCGCTAATTTAGAATCTAGTTGATAAGTAGGTAGGCAAAATTAATTTTATAAGTTGGTTTTGGGCACGGGGCATAGGGCATGGGGCATAGAAATCGGAAATATACAATTAATTCTGTTGAGGTACTTATTGTTATCTCATAATTCTACCAAGGTGAAGGGGTATAACAAACCACTTTTTGAGCGTTCACTTCTTCAAGTTTTTCTCTAATTAAGTTAACTCGCCAAGCCTTAATTACTAGTAAATCGTCTGGTTTAATTGGTCTGACTATGGCAAATATAGTCAACTTTTTAATTTCTAAATGATGACATCCTAACTGGATTACAAACTCTTGTTGATGTAATTTGGGGAGTTTGGTAATACTAAGAATTTTCCAGATAGATTCTTCTGTGCTGGAATAGCCAATTAACTTTTGAATTAAAATATATGAACTAGATTCTTGTTCGCAAATTAAAGAACCATATTGTTCATTTTGTAACTTTCCAATTAAACTAGCAGATATCCCCCGACACAATGTTGGTGGTAGTCTGACATACTCTAAGCCTAGTAAGGAGGGAGTGACTTCTTCCGATATACTGCGACTAGCGGTTAAAAATGCGATCGCCAAACCAACCATAGTGATATTTAAACTTAATTTCATCTCGATTTACATAAAGTTAGCTACGTTAAACTGATAAATACTGAGCAACTAAATTAATTTACTGACAATAACATCATTAATCGACTTTTTGACCAACTTATTAGCTCTCTAACTAAAGTTGAGATTTTCTGATAATTATCTACCTCTACCTTTTTTCCTCAGCTATGAGACATATCTTACAGGTAATGTTCTTACCTAAGTTGTGACTGCATCGGGTTACTTCTTACCTTAAAATGCTACAGAGACAACGATGTTGCCATCGCCAGTCCAATACCGCTAATTTGGTTCGATCATTAGGAGTTATATAGTGGATCTATCACGCATTCCCCCCCAACCCAAGCCTGGAATTATTAACGTTTTAATTGAAATTACCGCAGGTAGCAAGAACAAGTACGAGTTTGACAAGGATTTAAACGCATTTGCTCTAGATCGAGTTTTATATTCCTCGGTACAATACCCTTACGATTACGGTTTTGTACCCAATACTTTAGCTGATGATGGCGATCCTCTAGATGGCATGGTAATTATGGATCAACCAACATTTCCAGGTTGCGTGATTGCGGCTCGCCCAATTGGAATGTTAGAAATGATAGATGGTGGCGATCGCGACGAGAAAATTCTCTGCGTCCCCGACAAAGATCCTCGCTATGCTCAAGTGAAGTCTTTGAAAGATATTGCTCCTCACAAATTAGATGAAATTGCCGAATTCTTCGAGACATACAAAAATCTAGAGAAGAAAGTCACCGAAATTCTAGGCTGGAAAGATGTAGATGCAGTTGCGCCTCTAGTAGAAGAGTGTATCAAAGCTGGTAGCGCCAAAGGCTAAACCTCAGCAATTCCCGCGTCAGGTAATCTATTTATGCAACGCACGCTCCTGTTAGCCAAAATTCATAGCTGTACCCTCACTAGTGCTAATTTGCACTATATGGGTAGTATTAGTATCGATCGCACTTTGCTAGAAGCGGCGGGAATTTTACCCTATGAGCAAGTACAAGTGGTGAATGTAGCTAACGGGGAGCGATTTATTACCTATGCTATCGCTGCTCCCCCAGGCTCTGGTGCGATAGAATTGAATGGAGCGGCAGCCAGATTGGGCGTGAAGGGCGATCGCCTCATCATTATGACATATGCTCAAGTTAGTCCTCAAGAAATCCCTCAGCACCATCCTCAAGTGGTACTGGTAGATGAGCAAAATCGCCTGTTAGAAGTCCGTCGTTATGATGATATACTTCGTTGATGTTTTTTGAGTTCCCAGGCATGAAAAATACTCAAAATATCGTGATGCCATTCAGGTAAAATGAGGGTCATAGCGATTTCTTCGATGGTATTGATTAAGCAAAAAGCGATCGCTAACCACAAACCATTTCCCCAGTTAAATCCAAAGATACCAATAGTGGCAATAAATAAAGATATTCCCCAAGCTTTAGCAGTGTAAGTATGAAAACTGGGAGGCTTGCGAAACTTAATTAAACTAATTGCATATAAAATTAATTGAGCCGCAATAGCTATTAGTAATGGGGTTTTAAAATCAATGATTATTTCAGGATGTACTAACCAAACACAGATGGCAATTGAGATATATAAACACACGTCTGCTATACTATCTGCTTGACGCAAACCAACGGTACTTACCCCTAATCTACGGGCAATTATGCCGTCAAATATATCGGAAAAAAAAGCAATTATATAACCCAAAATAAACCAAATAGTTGTTCTCCCATCTAAAGCATCTGTTAAAAGTAAAGGGGCGATTCCAAATCTCAAAACCACCAATAACTGCGGTAATTTTGTCAGTTTCAATTTTCAATCCTTGATGAATTTTCAGTTAGTAAAACTGCAACTTCTTGCAATAGATCGTTTTGCTCTTTCATAATACTTTCTAAACGGGTTTGAATTTCTAGCAAACGTTGTTGCTTGTCAATTTTGGCTGGTTCCAAAAGCAAGGTTTCTTCAGATTCAACCACGACTGAAGAAGCTTCGATATCGATGGGATTTTCAGAACTCTCAAGCGCGATCGCTTCTTGGTTTGTCGATTGATTCTCCCTCGCAAATAACTTTGTCCAACCCCAACCAGTCAATTTCCCAATTGTTACTAATATCCCTGTAATAACTCCCCAAATAAAATTAAAAATTGTTTTAATAATAGATAGCCCAGTAACTTCAAATAATCGATCTAAGCCTTTAACCAGCTTCCTAATAATAACTAAAGAAAATAGTAAAATAGCAAGGCTAATCAAAGGATGATTAGTTACCCAAGCTACCACTTGGAAAACCTTGATAATTGAAGGGTTCTGTTCTAGCCAATCATTTATATAAGAGTCAATAAAGTTTGGCATAACTGCAAATAAATAACTTGAGTTGGTCTGAGAGAAATTCTGAGAAAACCTATAACCTAAGACACATCTAAATTTGTTAATCCCGATCTCTGAGTCCCCTTGTCTCCCTTGTCAGACTCATATCCCAATTTAAATGCTAAACAGCTTAGCCCCTCTCAACTTTCAAAATAGCTAGCGGTGTTTTGTCTGTATAGCCGCGCAATGTCCACAGCCAAACAAGATTTGTCCGTTAACTAGCTATCAATGACAGTTTACCAAGAGAGGGGTTACTAATGTTCCTAGAGATTCAAATCAGTCACGGCACCCAAACTACTAGAAGACACCAACTTGGCATATTTCGCTAATACCCCAGTAGTGTAACGTGGGTGACGAGGTTCCCATTTAGCGCGACGTTCGGCTAATTCTGTGTCGGAAATTTCTAATTTGAGCAAGCGTTGAGGAGCATCAATCGTAATAGTATCCCCTTCTTGCACTAGTGCAATTGTCCCACCTACGGCAGCTTCTGGAGCGACATGACCCACAACCATCCCGTATGTACCGCCAGAAAAGCGCCCATCGGTGATTAATGCCACCTTATCGCCCAGTCCCGCCCCAATGATAGCAGAAGTAGGGGCTAGCATTTCTCGCATCCCAGGACCGCCTTTAGGCCCCTCGTAGCGAATCACGAGGATATCGCCTGGGTTAATTTTATTGGCTAAAATGGCATCCAAGCAATCTTCTTCAGATTCAAATACTCGCGCTGGACCACTTATTTTAGGAATTTTCACCCCAGAAATCTTAGCTACTGCCCCTTCTTCAGCTAAATTACCCTTAAGAATAGCTAAAT
The nucleotide sequence above comes from Merismopedia glauca CCAP 1448/3. Encoded proteins:
- the panD gene encoding aspartate 1-decarboxylase yields the protein MQRTLLLAKIHSCTLTSANLHYMGSISIDRTLLEAAGILPYEQVQVVNVANGERFITYAIAAPPGSGAIELNGAAARLGVKGDRLIIMTYAQVSPQEIPQHHPQVVLVDEQNRLLEVRRYDDILR
- a CDS encoding inorganic diphosphatase — its product is MDLSRIPPQPKPGIINVLIEITAGSKNKYEFDKDLNAFALDRVLYSSVQYPYDYGFVPNTLADDGDPLDGMVIMDQPTFPGCVIAARPIGMLEMIDGGDRDEKILCVPDKDPRYAQVKSLKDIAPHKLDEIAEFFETYKNLEKKVTEILGWKDVDAVAPLVEECIKAGSAKG
- a CDS encoding CDP-alcohol phosphatidyltransferase family protein, which translates into the protein MKLTKLPQLLVVLRFGIAPLLLTDALDGRTTIWFILGYIIAFFSDIFDGIIARRLGVSTVGLRQADSIADVCLYISIAICVWLVHPEIIIDFKTPLLIAIAAQLILYAISLIKFRKPPSFHTYTAKAWGISLFIATIGIFGFNWGNGLWLAIAFCLINTIEEIAMTLILPEWHHDILSIFHAWELKKHQRSISS